In Spirosoma aureum, a single genomic region encodes these proteins:
- a CDS encoding RNA polymerase sigma factor, with translation MATSTMIPADEVLMAQLWVRFKAGDEKAFDQLARARYRVLFNYATRFTKDRDLIKDCLQDLFMELWNRRKAVVETPYVTIYLIKALRNNLIRKLRREQGWRAATEEGIEPETVITDGMTAEAEWIAEEAMTETEQSLRQAVGQLPKRQQEVVFLKFYEGLSNDDIAQVMDVEKQTVANFLYRAMTQLRNYLPARIFS, from the coding sequence ATGGCTACGTCCACGATGATTCCTGCTGATGAAGTGCTGATGGCACAACTCTGGGTTCGCTTCAAGGCCGGTGATGAAAAAGCGTTTGACCAATTGGCCCGTGCCCGCTATCGGGTATTGTTCAATTATGCCACCCGTTTCACTAAAGATCGGGATCTAATCAAGGATTGCCTTCAGGATTTATTCATGGAACTATGGAATCGACGCAAAGCCGTTGTCGAAACGCCTTATGTGACGATATACCTAATCAAAGCGCTGCGAAACAATCTGATCCGTAAGCTACGTCGTGAGCAGGGATGGCGTGCAGCTACTGAAGAAGGCATCGAGCCTGAAACCGTGATTACCGACGGTATGACCGCCGAAGCCGAATGGATTGCCGAGGAAGCGATGACCGAAACGGAACAGAGCTTACGGCAAGCTGTTGGGCAATTGCCTAAACGGCAGCAGGAGGTCGTTTTTCTGAAATTTTACGAAGGACTTTCAAACGACGATATCGCGCAGGTAATGGATGTTGAAAAACAAACAGTCGCCAATTTTCTGTACCGTGCCATGACGCAACTGCGCAATTACCTGCCCGCCCGTATTTTTTCCTGA
- a CDS encoding Lrp/AsnC family transcriptional regulator, protein MELIDEIDKKLLRLLQQDAKLTTKELAAQSGLTLSPVYERIKRLEELGFIKQYVAVLNKSLLGQPITTFCQVSMRYHDKAFIDKFEEEIQKLEEVQECYHMAGQVDFLLKIHVGSLNEYHDFVKYKLSQIENIGVLNSTFVLKEIKHNLGYYIP, encoded by the coding sequence ATGGAATTGATCGACGAAATCGATAAGAAGCTGTTACGATTGCTTCAGCAGGATGCGAAGTTAACGACGAAGGAACTGGCCGCTCAATCAGGGCTGACGCTGTCGCCGGTTTATGAACGAATCAAACGTCTGGAAGAACTTGGCTTCATCAAGCAATACGTTGCGGTGTTGAACAAGAGTCTGCTCGGTCAACCCATTACAACGTTTTGCCAGGTATCAATGCGCTACCACGACAAAGCGTTTATTGATAAGTTTGAAGAAGAAATACAGAAGCTGGAGGAAGTACAGGAATGCTATCACATGGCCGGACAGGTGGATTTTCTGCTTAAAATTCATGTCGGTAGCCTCAATGAATACCATGATTTTGTGAAATACAAACTTTCTCAGATTGAGAACATTGGCGTACTCAACAGTACGTTTGTTCTAAAGGAAATCAAGCATAATCTGGGTTATTACATTCCGTAG
- a CDS encoding NAD-dependent epimerase/dehydratase family protein, producing MKRETILVIGANGQIGTALLPQLQNRFGVNNVIAADLRKPQSDQGIFELLDATKPDALTEVVRRHRVTQIYHLAAVLSAKGESDPLWAWNLNMQTVLNVLEVARLHKIRKLFIPSSIAAFGEHAPKYETPQTAFLDPATVYGISKVAAENWSLYYHKRYGLDVRSIRYPGVISYQSMPGGGTTDYAVAIFHEAVQGHDFECFLAEDTLLPMIYMDDALRATLELMDAPESKISVRTSYNLAGMSFTPAELTAAIQGYFPNFVTQYKPDFRQAIAESWPKTIDDSVARHDWGWKPAFDLARMTQEMIANLTTVYRPLVTVQ from the coding sequence ATGAAACGAGAAACCATTTTAGTTATCGGTGCAAACGGGCAGATTGGAACAGCCCTGCTCCCGCAATTACAAAACCGATTCGGTGTCAACAATGTCATTGCCGCCGACCTGCGAAAACCACAATCTGACCAGGGGATTTTTGAATTGCTGGATGCCACTAAACCCGATGCGCTAACCGAGGTTGTTCGTCGGCATCGGGTTACGCAGATCTACCATCTGGCCGCTGTACTGTCGGCAAAGGGTGAAAGCGACCCGCTCTGGGCCTGGAATCTGAATATGCAAACCGTGTTGAATGTATTGGAAGTTGCTCGGCTGCATAAAATCAGAAAACTGTTCATACCCAGCTCGATTGCCGCTTTTGGCGAACACGCACCCAAGTATGAAACGCCCCAAACGGCCTTTCTGGACCCGGCAACTGTTTACGGAATTAGTAAAGTTGCCGCTGAAAACTGGTCACTTTATTACCATAAACGGTATGGACTGGATGTTCGATCCATCCGCTATCCGGGTGTGATCAGCTACCAGTCTATGCCCGGTGGAGGCACTACAGATTATGCGGTAGCGATTTTTCATGAGGCTGTTCAGGGGCATGATTTTGAGTGCTTTCTGGCAGAAGACACCTTGCTGCCAATGATTTACATGGATGATGCCCTGCGCGCTACACTTGAATTGATGGACGCTCCGGAATCGAAGATCAGTGTCCGGACATCCTACAATCTGGCGGGTATGAGTTTTACGCCCGCTGAACTAACAGCAGCTATTCAGGGATATTTTCCGAATTTTGTAACGCAATACAAACCGGATTTCCGGCAGGCCATTGCTGAATCCTGGCCAAAAACCATCGATGATTCAGTGGCCCGGCATGATTGGGGTTGGAAACCCGCCTTCGATCTGGCCCGAATGACGCAGGAAATGATTGCTAACCTGACAACGGTTTACCGGCCGCTTGTCACAGTCCAATAA
- a CDS encoding LacI family DNA-binding transcriptional regulator produces MKETITIKEIARRLRISPSTVSRALQDNPRISQPTREAVRALAGELKYFPSTTARNLRSGKTGVFAMVLPEIRENFFSEVVNGVEELAFSHQYTVALYQSHDLFEREKQILAVLASNRVDGIMLSVAKESQQFQHVQDLIDRGIPVVLFDRIPPKIEAHQVGCDIEKGAYDATKWLANRGFRRIALLNGPHPLVASEDRYRGYIKALVEEQLPVENALIKRVDLTTEDITEKMTQLLLSANRPDAVLAFNDYVALDAMQICRRQGLRINEDISFVSFANLPLNTYLEHPPLASVEQHPYQIGLKAAEILLSITDPKTDDPDNGFQRVMLEPELIIRKG; encoded by the coding sequence ATGAAAGAAACAATTACAATCAAGGAAATTGCCCGTCGGTTACGTATCTCACCGTCTACTGTTTCGCGGGCTTTGCAGGATAATCCGCGTATTAGCCAGCCAACCCGCGAGGCTGTTCGTGCTTTGGCTGGCGAGTTGAAGTATTTTCCGAGTACGACGGCCCGTAACCTGCGAAGTGGAAAGACGGGTGTATTTGCGATGGTGCTGCCCGAAATCAGGGAGAATTTTTTCTCGGAAGTAGTCAATGGTGTTGAAGAACTGGCGTTTAGCCACCAGTATACCGTTGCACTCTATCAATCGCACGATCTGTTCGAGCGGGAAAAACAGATTCTGGCGGTGCTGGCGTCGAACCGGGTCGATGGAATCATGCTGTCGGTCGCGAAAGAGTCACAGCAATTTCAGCACGTTCAGGATCTGATCGACCGGGGTATTCCCGTGGTTTTATTCGACCGGATTCCACCAAAAATTGAGGCTCATCAGGTAGGCTGTGATATTGAGAAAGGGGCTTATGACGCCACTAAATGGTTAGCGAATCGTGGGTTTCGCCGGATTGCGCTACTGAATGGGCCTCACCCCCTGGTGGCCAGTGAAGACCGGTATCGAGGCTACATCAAGGCGTTGGTTGAAGAGCAGTTGCCAGTCGAAAATGCGCTGATCAAACGGGTCGATCTGACCACGGAAGATATTACGGAAAAAATGACCCAATTGCTGCTGTCGGCGAATCGGCCCGATGCGGTGCTGGCCTTTAACGATTATGTAGCCCTGGATGCGATGCAGATTTGCCGTAGGCAGGGGCTGCGCATCAATGAAGATATTTCGTTCGTCAGTTTTGCCAACCTACCTCTCAATACCTATCTGGAGCATCCGCCATTGGCCTCCGTTGAGCAGCACCCCTATCAGATCGGATTGAAAGCGGCTGAAATTCTGCTGTCCATCACTGATCCTAAAACAGACGATCCTGACAATGGCTTTCAGCGGGTTATGCTGGAACCGGAGTTGATCATTCGAAAGGGGTAG
- a CDS encoding FecR family protein produces MPDYTDYTFDDFVLDARFREWALTDSPTEREFWNNWLQANPDKLDLVLAARQFVIQMHQSHDELTDEELDTELNRLQTTRQQSPDQDEQTDRRWFGGWLQVAAALLVIGLGSWFFVSRQTASTPLAVFHQNAEQQTESLREVTNETGASRLVRLPDGSRVTLRNGSRISFPIAFTARQREVFLVGEAFFDVVRRPKQPFLVYTNQLTTKVLGTSFTVRAYEGDKEAKVIVRTGKVSVFTTPVAGKPGESDKVQPAFILTPNQQVTFNPEEKQLTRSLVAAPVPIVASTAQPQTVVFDHTPVIKVFKSLEAAYGIMINYDADLLVGCELTAEFGQESLFEKLDLICRATESRYEVIDAQIVIYSKGCRQVNEQR; encoded by the coding sequence ATGCCTGATTATACCGACTATACGTTTGACGACTTTGTGCTGGATGCCCGGTTTCGGGAGTGGGCATTGACCGATTCGCCCACTGAACGGGAATTCTGGAACAACTGGCTACAGGCGAATCCCGATAAACTCGATCTGGTGCTGGCTGCCCGGCAGTTCGTGATTCAAATGCACCAGTCGCACGATGAATTGACTGATGAGGAACTGGATACTGAATTAAATCGACTGCAGACGACCCGGCAGCAGTCGCCCGATCAGGACGAACAAACGGATCGGCGATGGTTCGGTGGTTGGCTGCAGGTAGCCGCTGCTTTACTTGTTATTGGCCTGGGAAGCTGGTTTTTTGTTAGCCGACAAACGGCTAGTACGCCTTTAGCCGTTTTTCATCAAAATGCTGAACAACAGACTGAATCGTTAAGGGAAGTTACCAATGAGACCGGAGCCAGTCGGCTGGTTAGATTGCCGGATGGAAGTCGGGTAACGCTACGTAACGGGAGCCGAATTAGCTTCCCTATCGCTTTTACGGCCCGTCAACGGGAGGTGTTTTTGGTTGGAGAAGCTTTTTTTGATGTTGTTCGTCGTCCTAAACAGCCTTTTCTGGTTTATACGAATCAGCTAACGACGAAAGTCCTGGGGACTAGCTTCACCGTACGGGCTTACGAAGGCGACAAAGAAGCTAAGGTAATTGTTCGGACGGGTAAGGTGTCTGTTTTTACGACGCCAGTCGCTGGAAAGCCCGGGGAGTCCGATAAAGTACAACCCGCGTTTATTCTAACGCCCAATCAGCAGGTAACCTTTAATCCGGAAGAGAAACAACTAACGCGATCTTTAGTAGCTGCACCTGTGCCCATTGTGGCGTCAACAGCGCAGCCGCAAACCGTTGTTTTCGATCATACGCCCGTAATAAAGGTGTTTAAAAGTCTCGAAGCGGCCTACGGAATTATGATTAACTACGATGCTGATTTGCTGGTCGGTTGCGAATTGACTGCCGAATTTGGGCAAGAATCGCTTTTCGAGAAACTGGATCTGATTTGCCGGGCCACCGAATCAAGATATGAAGTGATCGATGCGCAGATTGTCATTTATAGTAAAGGTTGCCGCCAGGTTAACGAACAGAGATAA
- a CDS encoding TonB-dependent receptor gives MITTTKPRVIFGKIMRTAFYQVFILAWCSSLVLAFDGKGQEVLNRPISVTIENQQVEQAIKKIGKLASVRFIYSPQLIRSDRKVNLSVQSQPLADVLNTLLTPLHVTYEVVGSQIILRNADNNGQRTLPLTAKEAQIAPTDQTVTGTVSDEKDAPLPGVTIAVKGTTRGTTTDANGKYSLTVPEKAILVFSFVGYERQEVVLGNQTALNIQLKAESRGLDEVVVVGYGTQKRATLTGSVATIDSKVFQDRGVVDNPLSALQGQIPGVVVTRTSSAPGRANWNFQVRGASSSNGAEPLIIVDGVPLVNQSALNSINPNDIENISVLKDASAAIYGARAAGGVVLVTTKRAKSGKVQIQYDGSVSQKTLGLQPHLINVNQFGQGLLDATTNDFYGVPPTSFLWYRLGQLEVNPPASGFIDFTTNNGQPVSAASHPLNPGFGDVKDLTFFNTNWVDVLWGKATSTQHNLSVSGRGEKSGYRVSLGYLRDGSLLQWGQNSNSRYNIRLTHDYQFTSRLKLESNISLEKNDIVQPTLLSSVLGQYQQPGFPVSTVDGKPYAWGTQYSPNWQAELGGENKEYNTRVFTNFKLTYELGKNLRLVGTAGYNWTSTDIKEQAKSIPWYNYLGTIQAASNPTQPNTYYSRRLVKDAYTNLNAYLEYFKTVNSTHDVGVTVGTNYERDEANAYTARTNYVANDNVPSLNLGIGDNTTKSVTESQNHYAIGSYFGRFNYAFKQKYLVEVNARYDGSSKFSAANRWKAFYGISGGWRISQEDFMKGLTWLDELKLRGSYGTVGNQNGIGLYDYIQLLNVSATAGPNNSGFPIIGTSPVVYVAPTASLVSLNRTWEKIETTNFGVDYSVLQRRLSGSFDYFVKHNRNMLLGQTYPAVIGATAPAANIGHLKAWGWETSIQWRDKIGNVNYRIGGSLTDNQNKLISYGGANVLNPGLNGPVEGYPLNSYFGLEYAGRIQTAEQLAAYRPLAAGNNISMPVTTATLPGVRLGDNMFRDLNGDGKLTTPGDLKYLGRDDPRYSFALNLGADWNGFDFSAVFQGVGQRTIFREGNWRVPFGSIFQGQTDFWVGKTWTPTNTDAYYPNLSAGQNGTTYNTYNYQASDWSVQNGAYVRLKNLVVGYTLPQSLTQKLKIDRFRIYYSGSDLWEISKIKDGWDPEAPRAAGRIADPNRVTAVDRYPFYRLHTVGVNVTF, from the coding sequence ATGATAACCACTACAAAACCACGGGTGATTTTCGGAAAAATCATGCGAACTGCGTTTTATCAGGTCTTCATCCTGGCTTGGTGTTCCAGCCTGGTGCTGGCCTTCGACGGAAAGGGGCAGGAAGTACTAAACCGACCCATTTCAGTCACTATCGAAAATCAGCAGGTCGAGCAAGCCATCAAAAAAATTGGTAAGCTGGCTTCTGTGCGCTTTATATACAGTCCACAACTTATCCGCTCAGACCGAAAAGTGAACCTATCGGTCCAGAGCCAGCCCCTTGCCGACGTGCTAAATACATTGCTGACACCGCTTCATGTGACTTATGAAGTTGTCGGCTCTCAGATCATCCTGCGAAATGCAGACAATAACGGTCAACGGACGCTGCCACTGACAGCGAAAGAAGCTCAGATTGCTCCGACCGATCAAACCGTAACGGGCACCGTTTCTGACGAAAAAGACGCTCCCTTACCCGGGGTAACCATCGCGGTAAAAGGCACCACGCGAGGCACAACAACCGACGCAAACGGGAAATATTCACTCACCGTACCCGAAAAAGCAATCCTGGTATTCTCGTTTGTGGGTTATGAGCGTCAGGAAGTGGTTCTGGGCAATCAGACAGCGCTGAATATTCAGCTAAAGGCCGAATCACGGGGCCTGGACGAAGTTGTCGTGGTTGGTTATGGTACACAGAAACGGGCTACCTTAACGGGTTCCGTGGCTACTATCGATTCGAAAGTTTTTCAGGATAGAGGAGTTGTCGACAACCCCTTGTCGGCCCTCCAGGGGCAGATTCCGGGTGTTGTCGTTACCCGCACCTCATCGGCTCCCGGCCGGGCAAACTGGAACTTTCAGGTTCGGGGCGCTTCATCGAGCAATGGTGCCGAACCGCTGATCATTGTCGATGGAGTTCCACTGGTTAACCAGAGTGCATTGAACTCCATCAATCCCAACGATATTGAAAACATATCGGTACTGAAAGATGCTTCGGCAGCTATCTACGGTGCCCGGGCGGCCGGTGGTGTCGTATTGGTTACGACAAAACGGGCAAAATCGGGCAAGGTGCAGATCCAGTACGATGGGTCTGTTTCCCAGAAAACACTTGGGCTGCAACCGCACCTGATCAATGTGAATCAATTTGGACAGGGTTTGCTCGATGCCACGACGAACGATTTTTATGGTGTTCCACCGACCTCATTTCTCTGGTATCGGCTTGGGCAACTGGAGGTCAATCCGCCAGCATCTGGTTTTATCGACTTCACAACCAATAATGGACAACCGGTCAGTGCCGCATCACACCCGTTGAATCCGGGCTTTGGCGATGTGAAGGATTTAACGTTTTTCAACACCAACTGGGTAGATGTATTATGGGGTAAAGCCACGTCTACGCAGCATAATCTGAGCGTATCGGGCCGGGGCGAAAAATCGGGCTATCGGGTTTCGTTGGGTTATTTGCGCGATGGAAGCCTTCTGCAATGGGGCCAGAACTCGAACAGCCGCTACAACATTCGCCTGACCCACGATTACCAGTTCACGAGCCGGTTGAAATTAGAATCGAATATCTCACTGGAGAAAAATGACATTGTTCAGCCGACGCTGCTGAGTAGTGTACTAGGGCAATATCAGCAGCCCGGTTTTCCAGTTTCGACGGTGGATGGCAAACCCTATGCCTGGGGAACGCAATACAGCCCGAACTGGCAGGCCGAATTGGGTGGTGAGAATAAAGAATATAACACACGGGTATTCACTAATTTCAAGTTGACCTACGAACTAGGCAAGAACCTGCGCTTAGTGGGAACGGCGGGCTATAACTGGACATCGACCGATATCAAAGAGCAGGCGAAATCGATTCCCTGGTATAACTACCTCGGCACCATTCAGGCTGCCAGTAACCCCACGCAGCCAAACACCTATTATTCGCGTCGACTGGTTAAAGATGCCTATACTAACCTGAATGCGTATCTGGAATATTTTAAAACCGTCAACAGTACGCACGATGTAGGGGTTACGGTGGGTACGAACTACGAACGCGACGAGGCCAATGCCTATACGGCCCGAACGAATTACGTTGCCAACGATAATGTGCCTTCGCTGAATCTGGGTATTGGCGATAACACGACCAAGAGTGTAACCGAGAGCCAGAACCACTACGCAATCGGGTCTTATTTTGGTCGCTTCAATTATGCATTCAAGCAAAAATATCTGGTTGAGGTCAACGCTCGTTACGACGGTTCCTCCAAGTTTAGTGCGGCCAACCGCTGGAAGGCATTTTATGGTATATCGGGCGGGTGGCGCATCTCACAGGAAGACTTTATGAAAGGCTTGACCTGGCTGGATGAACTGAAATTGCGGGGATCGTACGGCACCGTTGGTAACCAGAATGGTATTGGCCTGTACGATTACATTCAACTCTTGAACGTGAGTGCCACCGCCGGGCCAAACAATAGCGGATTCCCGATTATTGGCACCAGTCCGGTCGTCTATGTGGCTCCAACTGCTAGTTTGGTGAGCCTGAACCGTACCTGGGAAAAGATAGAAACCACCAACTTCGGCGTCGATTATTCAGTACTGCAACGGCGTTTATCGGGGAGTTTCGATTACTTCGTGAAGCATAACCGCAACATGCTGCTGGGCCAAACCTATCCGGCCGTTATTGGCGCAACGGCTCCAGCTGCTAACATTGGTCACCTGAAAGCCTGGGGTTGGGAAACGTCGATTCAGTGGCGGGATAAAATTGGAAATGTAAACTACCGCATTGGTGGTTCGCTGACCGATAACCAGAACAAACTGATTAGCTATGGTGGTGCCAATGTGCTCAACCCAGGTCTGAATGGCCCAGTTGAAGGCTACCCACTCAACTCCTACTTTGGCCTGGAGTATGCCGGTCGTATTCAAACGGCGGAGCAACTGGCGGCTTATCGCCCTTTGGCCGCCGGGAATAACATCAGCATGCCTGTAACAACGGCCACACTACCAGGCGTTCGATTGGGTGATAACATGTTCAGAGACCTGAATGGGGATGGGAAACTGACAACACCGGGTGATTTGAAATACCTGGGCCGCGACGATCCACGCTATAGCTTCGCGTTGAATCTGGGTGCAGACTGGAACGGTTTCGATTTCTCAGCGGTGTTTCAGGGCGTTGGTCAGCGAACAATTTTCCGGGAAGGAAACTGGCGCGTTCCGTTCGGCTCCATATTCCAGGGGCAAACCGATTTCTGGGTAGGCAAAACCTGGACGCCAACCAATACGGATGCCTATTACCCGAATCTGTCGGCTGGTCAGAACGGTACAACCTACAATACCTACAACTACCAGGCTTCGGACTGGTCAGTACAAAATGGGGCGTATGTACGGTTAAAGAATCTGGTCGTAGGCTATACACTTCCACAATCCCTGACTCAAAAGTTGAAAATTGACCGGTTCCGTATCTACTACTCGGGTAGCGATCTGTGGGAAATCAGCAAGATCAAGGATGGCTGGGACCCCGAAGCACCCCGAGCTGCGGGTCGAATTGCCGATCCTAACCGGGTTACGGCCGTTGATCGGTATCCCTTCTATCGTTTACATACAGTCGGCGTAAACGTCACCTTTTAA
- a CDS encoding LacI family DNA-binding transcriptional regulator, whose translation MKNTPVTIKDIARSLNISISTVSRALRGMPEIHPDTRSAVVRLAEELDYQPNQLAKNLAKSRTRTIGVIVPNLSYYYFSAMLNSIEESALQAGYSVLVCQTNESYLREITNIQNLMRSQVEGFIISLSRDTDNYEHVERLARKNIPLVLFDRYAESIDVSKVIVDNKAAAFKATEHLIENGCQRIGFLAGPSQLLLSNQRVAGYREALAKHGLSVGDQYVVHCDYTQENTIMQTLTLMSLPQPPDGVVMISDRVAYPAMYAMNQKGLRIPQDVAVVSFNNEPVSAFFSPALSSVSQPIQDMGAETVRLLLKQLDATEETVVPRETKVMETQLIVRASSLRAAVR comes from the coding sequence GTGAAAAATACACCCGTAACAATAAAAGACATTGCCCGTTCGCTCAATATTTCAATTTCGACCGTTTCACGTGCCTTACGTGGAATGCCCGAAATTCATCCCGATACCCGAAGTGCCGTTGTACGCCTTGCCGAAGAACTGGATTACCAGCCGAATCAGCTAGCGAAGAATCTGGCCAAAAGCCGCACCCGAACCATCGGTGTCATCGTGCCGAACCTGAGTTATTATTATTTTTCAGCGATGCTAAATAGCATTGAAGAATCGGCCCTTCAGGCGGGCTATAGCGTGTTAGTGTGTCAGACAAACGAGTCCTATCTGCGGGAAATCACCAATATTCAGAACCTGATGCGGAGTCAGGTAGAAGGTTTTATTATTTCACTCTCGCGGGATACCGACAATTATGAGCATGTCGAACGCCTGGCCCGTAAGAACATTCCGCTGGTGTTATTTGACCGTTATGCCGAAAGCATCGATGTTTCTAAAGTCATTGTTGATAATAAGGCAGCTGCCTTTAAAGCTACCGAACATTTAATTGAAAATGGCTGTCAGCGAATCGGCTTTCTGGCCGGTCCTTCACAACTACTGCTCAGCAACCAACGTGTAGCCGGTTACCGGGAAGCCCTGGCCAAACATGGCCTCAGCGTTGGCGATCAGTATGTGGTTCATTGCGATTATACACAGGAAAACACCATCATGCAAACGCTGACGCTGATGAGTCTCCCCCAACCTCCAGACGGTGTGGTTATGATCAGCGACCGGGTTGCTTATCCGGCTATGTATGCCATGAATCAAAAAGGGTTGCGTATTCCTCAGGATGTAGCGGTGGTGAGTTTCAACAATGAGCCGGTCTCTGCATTTTTTTCACCAGCCCTGAGCAGTGTCAGTCAGCCCATACAGGATATGGGCGCTGAAACGGTACGGCTATTACTGAAACAACTGGACGCTACCGAAGAAACTGTCGTGCCCAGAGAAACGAAAGTGATGGAAACCCAGTTGATTGTCCGGGCATCGTCACTTCGGGCAGCGGTTCGATAA
- a CDS encoding trimeric intracellular cation channel family protein, whose protein sequence is MTIWYLTDLVGTSVFAISGALSALSKKMYHDLFGIFFIGFLTAIGGGTLRDIIMGAHPIAWIRDPNYLIVIIISVIIAVLCRRWWLGTLRRPLLIFDTIGIGIYTILGMQKALNAGVNNWAAMLLGVISALFGGVIRDTLVNDLPLIFDRQLYATACLAGAVLYQIGWSLNLDPNLNFIVSAGVITLVRLTAIRKGWALPRINN, encoded by the coding sequence ATGACCATCTGGTACCTGACCGATTTAGTAGGCACAAGCGTATTTGCGATCTCCGGTGCCCTGTCGGCTTTGAGCAAAAAAATGTACCACGACCTTTTCGGTATATTTTTCATTGGATTTCTAACGGCCATTGGGGGTGGCACGCTGCGAGACATCATCATGGGAGCTCACCCCATTGCCTGGATACGCGACCCAAACTACCTGATTGTCATTATCATAAGCGTTATCATTGCGGTATTATGCCGGCGGTGGTGGTTGGGAACGCTTCGACGACCCCTCTTAATTTTCGATACCATCGGCATTGGCATCTATACCATTCTGGGTATGCAAAAAGCCCTGAATGCGGGCGTAAATAACTGGGCAGCCATGCTGCTGGGTGTAATATCTGCCCTTTTCGGGGGAGTGATCCGGGACACACTGGTCAATGACTTACCGCTGATTTTTGATCGGCAGCTCTACGCAACGGCCTGTCTGGCGGGCGCAGTCCTGTACCAGATTGGCTGGTCACTAAACCTCGACCCCAACCTGAACTTTATCGTTTCGGCGGGCGTCATCACGCTGGTTCGTCTGACTGCCATCCGCAAAGGCTGGGCCCTGCCACGCATTAACAATTGA
- the kbl gene encoding glycine C-acetyltransferase, producing MYGTIKEQLQQELNAIKEAGLYKSERIIVSPQSAVIAIHDGREVLNFCANNYLGLSSHPDVVAAAHNTLDSHGFGMSSVRFICGTQDIHKELERRTADFVGAEDCILYAAAFDANGGVFEPLLGEEDAIISDELNHASIIDGIRLCKAKRFRYKHNDMADLETQLKAASSSRRTLIVTDGVFSMDGTIAQLDKICDLADQYGAMVMVDECHASGFMGKTGRGTPEYRNVLGRIDIITGTYGKALGGASGGFTAARKEIVELLRQRSRPYLFSNTLAPSIVGASLKVLDILEGSTALRDKLENNTRYFREAMTAAGFDILPGEHPIVPIMLYDAPLAQEFAARLLQEGIYVIGFFYPVVPNGKARIRVQISAGHEPAHLQQAVAAFTKVGQELGVIPAEQPELG from the coding sequence ATGTACGGAACGATCAAAGAACAACTTCAGCAAGAACTAAACGCGATTAAAGAAGCCGGTCTCTATAAGTCCGAACGTATCATTGTATCGCCCCAATCGGCCGTTATTGCCATTCACGACGGTCGGGAGGTATTGAACTTCTGTGCCAATAATTACCTGGGCCTATCCTCGCACCCGGATGTAGTAGCGGCTGCTCATAACACGCTGGACAGTCACGGATTCGGTATGTCGTCGGTGCGGTTCATCTGCGGAACGCAGGATATTCATAAAGAACTGGAACGCCGAACCGCTGATTTTGTTGGGGCTGAAGACTGCATTCTGTATGCTGCTGCCTTCGATGCAAACGGTGGCGTTTTCGAGCCGTTGCTGGGCGAGGAAGACGCGATCATTTCGGATGAACTCAACCACGCGTCCATCATTGACGGCATTCGGTTGTGTAAAGCGAAGCGATTCCGCTACAAACACAACGACATGGCCGACCTGGAAACCCAGTTGAAGGCCGCTTCATCATCACGCCGGACGCTGATCGTTACGGATGGGGTTTTCTCCATGGACGGCACCATCGCGCAACTGGATAAAATCTGCGATCTGGCCGATCAATATGGTGCGATGGTCATGGTTGACGAATGCCATGCCAGCGGTTTTATGGGCAAAACTGGCCGTGGTACACCGGAGTACCGGAATGTGCTGGGCCGTATCGACATTATTACCGGCACCTACGGCAAAGCACTTGGTGGCGCATCGGGTGGGTTCACGGCGGCTCGCAAAGAGATTGTTGAGTTGCTGCGCCAGCGGTCGCGTCCGTACCTGTTTTCGAATACGTTGGCCCCGTCCATTGTTGGCGCATCGCTCAAAGTGCTGGATATACTGGAAGGTTCTACCGCACTTCGTGACAAGTTAGAAAACAACACCCGTTATTTCCGGGAAGCCATGACCGCTGCTGGATTTGACATTCTGCCCGGCGAACATCCCATTGTCCCAATCATGCTCTACGATGCTCCACTGGCGCAGGAGTTTGCCGCCCGACTCCTTCAGGAAGGCATTTACGTCATTGGCTTCTTCTATCCGGTTGTACCAAACGGGAAAGCCCGGATTCGGGTACAGATTTCGGCGGGTCACGAGCCAGCGCATCTGCAACAGGCCGTGGCAGCGTTTACCAAAGTAGGTCAGGAACTGGGCGTTATTCCAGCCGAGCAACCAGAACTAGGTTAA